AAACCATTCCCTGATAATAATTACAAGTTTATACAGTCTGTTTCCACCTTGACAAAACCTCGATGGAGCTAAATTTTTATTCCGTTTTTTTAAAACCATCATATGGAAAGCAGGTTTGTGTTTTAATCAcaataataaatcacaatttattttaaatacaaaaacagacaTGGCGCTCCAGTCTAACCTACACATTGAATAAAGACCATGGATACATTTCTGGACGGATTCATGTTTCATTGCTTGGTGGTGGATTTCAGTTGGTATTAAGTGTGTTTGAAGTAGATATAGTCAACTCTCCATCCCAATGCCCAGTTCCTGTATGCACAATAATCAGCaagacaaacaaagaaaataatttgttaAAGTATTTTTGCAAGAAATAATGTATTACACCATACATTTAACACTGTTGTCTAGTTTTTCCACTAATGAAACTGGATTTAAAtcccttttacatttttttctgattttgcaGTTACAGCCTACCAGTGAACCTTCAgccaataatataattataaagacTATATTGTTCTAGTCTCTATAGCTGAGTATAGCCTTGAATCTTATCTGTACTACATTTGGAAAAGTGTTAAATGAATTAAGCAGAACGCCCAAATGTGACATACTGTAGCTTTCTCCTCTTGAGTGCTACATTTCAGTGCAGCATTTTGTTCTTCGAGATAATgttaaaatttttgtttcaaaCAAGGCCTTTGTGTATTATGCTTCAAACTGAATCGGAAAGGAATTTCGGGTTTGATGAAATCATGCGCAAGAAATGTGCATAGACGTATCCTACATATCCGCTTCAAGCCTTTTGTGTTCGTAGaggcttttctgctcatcatgATTGCAAAACGAGTTGCCGTTGGACTCTCAGCTTAAGACGTCTTTTACATAGCGAATACACAAACGCTAAGTTCTGTTGTTTCTCTGTCCTTCTCCACATTGCAGAATAGGACATTTAACAATAGCTAATATCTTGAATATAGTCATTTTTAAGTCATTTGTACTTATTGTCAATCTTGTTCTATTGACAGAACATTTTGCTTAttctaaaaacaatatataccCAAAAGGTTTAATAATCTTAGGTTTTAAATGTTAGATACATTTAAATGGTAGCCTTTATTCAATTACTAAGCTCTTGCACTTTACTGTAATTGTccaggtttttatatatatatatatatatatatatatatatatatatatatatatatatatatatttcatttgtattaGATTGCTATTTGTACATCTCCATCTATTGCATGTCTTCTACGTTACATGCATAATACTGGTACCTCTATTGTCTAGTCTCTGTACTATAAAGTTGAAGCAAGCCTATATTTTCACAGCTACAATGACTTGCAATGCAGCataaaataagcatttgaaCACTGTAACTTAATAAATTGCTCAGAAAAGGATATAGACCCTGGAATACGATCCTATTTGTAAacattattacagttttttatttatttatttatttatttattttaagaatataaTCTTTAGTGTTTGTTGTACTTTTTGCTGGTTTAAAGGCCTCCGTCATCTACTTTATCAACTGAATTGTAGTGAAACATGTATTTATTAGCAGTGTACCAGACTCTCACTATTGCTTGCTGCAAGACTAGTGCAAAGTAAGACATTCTCTGCATGTGTTTCCTTCAGCGTTGCCATTATGCAGTACCTTGCAGAAGTATGGCACCCCGGACCATTGGTATCCAGCCGATGTGCAGAAGAGAGCACGTGTAAATGAGTATCTGTCCTGGCAGCATTCAGCCATGAGACCCCATGGGTCCAAGGTGTTCTGGCTAAGGGTGAGAGGTCATCATTCTAATCTAAATCCCAAGAAAGAATTTCTCAGGCTTTAATCGTAAATTTCAGTTGCTTGATTATAAAGAATTATTAACAGCAGTGttttaaatgatacattttttggTCTATAGCTCATGATTCCAAAAGTTTTGGGCGTGGAGGTTCCCAAAGAAAAAATGGATGCGGCGTTAGAGGATCTCAACAACTCGCTGAAGCTTATCGAGGAAAAGTTTCTTGACGACAGACCTTTCATCGCCGGAGAGCAGATCTCACTGGCTGACCTGGTCGCTATTGTGGAAATCATGCAGGTATAAACCTAATTGTATTGTTCCCATGTAAAGAGGCAATGCAAGCCTGAGACAATGCAAGCCAAACTCACACACAGTCATGAACTAATACAAAATTTTATAGAGAGATTGGGAAAGAAGAAATTGAAGGCAGGCATCATTATAACTAAGAaatgtcttgtttttatttatttatttatttttggctaATACTCAGTTTGGTGTAACTTTTCAGTTGCACTGCACAAACAAGCattcacgcacacacatacataatacatacatacatattccCCCAGCTCTGCCCTCTAGTTACACACACTGGCACCTGAGGATGACCTCACTTTCATGTGTAcatctatattttaaaataatacaaaataattggCACATATTTCTTAGCAAATGTTTTTACTTTCTAAATATGAAGCCAGAACAGCCTAAATCTAATATGACTACCATATCTTTCAATCTTTAACATTTCTTTCAGTTTACTAAGAGCATTGTAATGCTCATAAATACAGACACAATGGTAGAGTGTATGCTACAGTGGTAAAGCGTAGTAAATCACTGATACTGTTAACTCAGATgagaattaaattcatttttatttggatagcacttttaacaatgaacattgtctcaaagcagctttacacagataatgtggtgattaaaagtgaatatgttctttataagtataagtttgtccctgttgagcaagccggtggtgactgtggcaaggaaaagctccccgagatggcataaggaagaaactttgagaggaaccagactcaagagggaacctcatcctcatctgggttgcactgaatgtccatttattgcagatatacaatgttgcggggtacagtgatgatgatcagaagcaaaaagtagtcctgagtcgatgtagcaaactgttgacattaactacattccaaatccatccttgaGATGGAAGACATGCTGGCTCATTCAAACAACATTGCTGGAAGCcttatgcaaacacacactgccTTCTGACACCCAAACCCCATCGTGTGTTTGGTGCACGTGCTTGACAGGCCACCTTCTGTTCACAACCGACTGAAATGTTGCCTACGAGTGTTAAAGGTTAACCGAGTCTCTTAACAGATTTTATTGTCTGATTTTGTTCAGTTTCAGTGATTTGTTTGGATCATTTACATGGTTTAACCAAATGTGCTGATCATGCTGCACAAACTGAAGAGCTAGAAATGTCCAACTCCGTCCAAACGAACATAAAAAGCAGATTCATTGAACTCTGTGTACCGCTTCGTTCACATTTGTAACTGATTAAAAAGGCAGAGCTGTtgatgtaaagtaaaaaaaatgtaacactaaAGTTCAATGATAAGCAATTTCTATGCTTTCACATTAACAGGGAGATGAatgcatccttttttttattattattagttttggCACCTACGTCGGGTTTACAATGCTGCGTGATCTGTGTTTAGAGCTTGAGTGATCCTCACATTCAGCTGAATCTAGTATATAAcccaaaaaatgaaaataaattataagcAAAAGCTTTTTCCTTTGGTAGAGCATTGTAAAAATGTTAAGGGCTTTTTATTCTTAATAGAAATTGAGtgatttaatttgaataaagtAAAGTAATATTTGCACTGTGAGTTCTGAAGAAAAAGCACCTTGGACACTCAGGTTGACGAGTAGGTTTAGGAACTTTTGATAAGCATTATGAACGATGCCTAACCCAGTATATTTTCCACTATTTATTTCTCATGGCTCTCAGCCTGTAGGTTCTGGTTTGGATGTCTTTAAAGGACGGCCCAAACTGAGCGCATGGAGGGATCGAGTTCGGGCTGCTGTCGGCGGCGAACTGTTCGACGAAGCTCACGAAAGAATCCTCCAGGCGCAGGAGATGGCCCAAACCATGGACGGCAGCACTCTGCAGCACTTTAAACCCAAGATTCTCAAAATGTTCCTATGAATCAATAAAAATGCAGGAGTACTTGAGCTCGTTTGTGTATCATTATTGAAATGGACAACCACTGTCTTCTTTCACATCATATCATGACCAACCCACTTAACCTTTAATTAGAAGTTGattgttcttgtttttaaaGTTGTCTGGATTTTCAATattttgagatgtttttataaaatatctaTTAAAGTATTGACAGTATATTGTACACTATAGACATATGTCTATATCTAGAATTTAGatacactgtattgccaaaagtattgggacacctgacgtttCCTGCTTTgtgtggttctttttcaaactgtaaccacaaaactggaggcactcaattgtacaggacttctttagatgcgctataatacaattttgcattcatttgaacttgaaaacccaaacctgttccagcatggcaatgcccctgtgcacaaagtgagctccttgaagatatggtttacatgttttggagaggaagatcttgattgacCTGTTATAGCGCTCTGATTtaatccctactgaacacctttgggatgaatgtgaatgctgactgcaccccaggtcttctcacctacatcagtacctgcctttcataatacccaTGTGggtgatgaacacaaatatccataagcacactccaaaatctagtggaacatcttctcaaaagagtggagggaattttaAGAgcgaattgggactaaatgtggaatgcaatgctcaaaaatcacataccgtactgatgaccaggtgacccaatacttttggcagtataATGTATGtgcttttacatttgtattgcaCATAGAATTAAATCCTGTGAATCTGCCCCAGATTTTCTTTAACCCATTTAATTTCCTCCTATTTCAAGTTCTTGTGCTCTTATTGACCATAAAGCTGACTGACAGTCTTCAGAGTATTGTTCCAGGAAATTTGTCATTACTCTTGGGGAAAGAGCTGGGCGGTAaggaatgtgaatgtgaatttaACGTGTTTCCTGCAGTTGACAGCTGATGTTAAATCAGCCTCGTATGCATATTTCCATATTggagaagaaaaacaacagcTGTGGCTTTTCTTTTCGTCTTAATAGTTCCCCTGACAAGGACAAATCATTTCGTTTGGTTGTACAGCAAAGTACTTCTATTGCATTCCCTGAAACAAAATACATtctgaaagaaaacacaggACTGTGTTGTTACAGTGATCAGACTATGGTGTACGTTTTTCCAGTTTCTGCAGTGTCTCAGCTCTCGGGCATTTCATCCGTCGTGTAAGATCTGCTCTACTCAAGGTTTtgaaggatggagatgaaagaATGTAGAGTAATAAATAATGTCACCCTGAGTGGCAGTAATCAGATATTAAGGGTAAAGGCGAGTTTACATCTGATACTGATACTTTGCTCTGTAGTGTCTCAGGCCAGAAGTGATATGCGCAATGGCAGGTTCTGTAAACAAGACTGGCCTTGACTGGCTGATAAAATTTCATGTGAAATCTGTCACACAATTGCAGTATATCAAGGAAACGGGTAAACTTCaacatacaaaatacatttatgagTATATATTTTGAGTATTTAACACAATTGCCATTTTACAGAGAAAGATTCAGGTCTAGAATATGTCTAGTTGCTGCAAAGCTTCTGCTGAACAGTGACTTTGGTCAGTATTTAAACTGACAttcaataatgaataatgaatatattcatttgtAGCTGATACACCAATAATTAGAAGGCAACAGATGCATCAGTTGCATCAAATGAAATGCATAAGAAAAAACTTTATTCAATATAACTAATAATCAGTTGAGGTATTACAACTAAAGTTTgaagagaaaaatataattattagtttaAGATTTTTATTGCTACACATCCATGTTGCTGGAACCTGTACATcttattcatgtagatgatcaTGAAAGCaattaagtcttttttttttttaacatagctGCTGATTTCAGTTGTTATCTAAAAAATTCTGTATGTTAagtgttctgagatgcttttcggCCCTCCATGGTTTCTAAAGAGTGATTATTAGTGTTGCTGCCACATTCTTCTTTGCATCTGCATGTTCCCTGACCTCTCGCATCAAcaagacattttacagattcacTGCTCACTGAATCTTTTTTCGGACCAAACTATGGATAACAATAGTAGGCTAgttggcatgtttttttttttttttctcaaacattTTGCATAAATATATCAGCATTCCTATTAAAATGACTGATGATTGTACCTTAAAATAGTTTCAGAGCAGGAAATAAGAATGAGGCAATATAAAGTAAGAAGGGAGGTGGAGTtgtatacaaatgtatacaattctctacatataaaatcaaacatagAAACTGATTTGTTTATCAAGAGTCAGTATCTTTCTGACGGTATATAATGGATCACCATTAAttccattatttaaaaaaattgccatGGCTTTGAGAGACAGTTGAGCTCATACACTAAAGTCATTACTCAAGAGGGCATTAGTCAGTAAAGTAAACAGAGGCCAAAGGTAACTCAGGAAACAATGTGTAAAAGTTCAAGCAGAAAAATCTTTATGCGAGACAAGGTTTATAATAAGCACATAAATCACGATTCAAATACATGCTATATTAATTTTCTTGTTCTGTTTAATATAAGCAGAAAAACAATCCACAATTGCTCATTATTCTTATATGCTATGACTGGAGATGCATAATATTACAATTATGCAATATTTCGCATCAATTAGGTTTTTGATATGAGTTATATctatttttaagaatttaatcAGGTAATATTGGTAATCAAGAAACAACTCTCAGATGCTTCTAATGCTCTATTGTGTTTATACTGATTGTATAAAACTttggaaaatattttaacaGGGCTTTGAAGAGAGAATAAATCCTCTATTaggatttgatttaattaaattacattcaATTTTATGTGCagcttttcaaaaataaaaaaattggaaatatACATATGAAACTGCTATGGAGTTATCCCCAGAAGTTTCCCTAATGTGCAAGCAGAGATGGTGGGAAACTCAAAAGACAGtgcaacatcatcatcattataatctaAGGTATAATTATACACAATTTCCTTCTATAACTGTACACTATATGCTCAAAAGGTGCAGTTGTGTAACCAGGAATTTAGAAAATTGTGTAAAGCATGAAGTTCATTTTGTTGGtgaactgttcagtgatggagacTGTAGTTTACAATTGTAATCCTTATCTATTGTAGTAAGACGGTTTGTATTAGTGGAACTTGAAAGCCATCTTCATGATTACTAAGTGGTTCCATCCACATCTTTATGCTGCACGTGTTACCATTCTCAGGTGCAGCGAGTGGATTCCACTTGATATGATCCCCCTCAGAATGGATCAGGCAATAATTAGAATTGGCTCTATATTCGATTTCTTCTTTAAATATGGAGAGTTAGTGGTTAACCCAGTGTACATGGGGTTTGTGTGTTCTGCCTGTGCATTGGGATTTATGGTACTCTGGTTTCTTTCCCCAATCCACTTAACtctatataaaatttattttcaagTATTTGTAGCATTCAAGAACTTTCCCACCTTGTGGATGAAGACTCACAGACAGGGGTCATGTATGCTTAGTAGTATGTGCTTTTACCACAAACTGGTGGTCTTAGTGGTTAGCCCTGTGTGTATGGGGTTTGCATGTTCTCTCTGtgctttgggattttttttctgggtAGTCTGGTTTCCTCCCCAGTTTAATGATGCTTGTAGGCTGACTGCCATTTTCAAATTGTccatagtgtatgtgtgtgtgtgtgtgtgtgtgtgtgtgtgtgtgtgtgtgtgtgtgtatatacagtacagaccataagtttgaaaattgtagagtcacagtaaaggcatcaaaactatgaattaacacatgtggaattatatacataacaaaaaagtgtaggttcttcaaagtaggcatcaagagactgccaagagtgtgcaaagcagtaatctaagcaaaaggtggatactttgaagaacctacaatatgacatattttcagttgtttcacacttttttgttatgtatataattccacatgtgttaattcatagttttgatgccttcagtgtgacttcatagtcatgaaatcaagaaaactctttgaatgagaaggtgtgtccaaacttttggtctgtactgtatgtgtgtgaaatcgTGGCCTATGAAGGTTTGGCACCCTGCCCAGCATGTCCCTCTGAATTCTGTGGGACAGGCTCGAAGTTCCTCTGAGAGCCTGAGTAGAATGAGAAGTATTGGACATACACCAACTAATCATGAAATATCGCCATCTACCGGCGACATCACAAGCGTTTTAATaagaatttaataatttaaataaataaaacagagccAAATGCTGTATATTATTGCGATGTTTTTTAGCgaaacaaaaagatttttagtTCAATTAAAACAACATGGCGCCTTTGTTCACTTCTCTATCTTTGCAATCAAACAAATCCCCAAACTTTGGGTTACAAAATAGTGTATTTATGTAGTACAAAAAGTGAGGCCATTTTAaaatcccccttttttttttttttttttaaataaataccccCCTCAAATCATCTTTTTCGTCGAAACCGAAAGTAAAGTATCACGCTAAAGGAAGTTATTCCAGTCAGGCACAGAGATCAGCAGGATGTATATAGTGCTCGGGGTTTGTTATTGCACTTTGTGTTAATTAGTAGCTAAACATGTGACTTTTTCACGAAAGGAAGGAGAAGGAATTGTGTATTTGACTACACGGTTATTTTTCCTTTCAGCTAATTGAActggaaaaagttttttttttaatagaaaaaaaacagcatggcGTGTTCTGCCGTTACCAGGTGTTTCTTCGACTACTTCACTCCTAAAATCCTGGTAATCCAGAGCAAGAAAGTGGGAGCGATTAACCGCCTGGGTCAGGCTTTGGTTATAGCTTATATTGTAGGGTAAGTGTCTTTTTAAAATCTCAACATTATGTTTTAAGAATTTGCACTGATttcaattagaaaaaaaaaaaaacgacttgGAATTCACCTCCAGTCACAACCAGTAAAAAGTTCAGGAAGTTTACCAGAAATCGCTTGAAAGCTTGAAAGAAGGTTTAATGTTAACAACACTGACTAAAGGAGCTAATTTGGGGGGTCATTTTTATAATTGTGGTGCTGTTTCGATCACAGATATGtacaaatatgtatttaaaatgcagTGATATTTTAAACATAGGTACAGATCCATCtgataaacaacaaaaaactcaaATGTTTTAGATAGAGAGCTTAAAATGACCTAAAACCTATTTGCCAATAGAAGACTACTAAAACTAAAGTCTGGTATTAgtgtgaatttgtttaaaatgtcattttaaatgaCTCATTTATATTACAGGTATAATTGTGTCCAAAAACATCTCCCTCTCCCCCTCCCTCTGCATCATCTGAGTTTCTGGAATGTTACATTACGAAAACCAAAATTTCTCTCATTCCTTTCAACTCCATCCtaccatccatctatccaccaaTAATATTTTTGATTGTATTGTATAACATGTTTCTAATGTCTGCCTGCTGATCTGAATATCATTGCacagatatgtgtgtgttctgaagaAGGGCTACCAGGACACTGACTCTGTCATCAGTTCAGTCACTATCAAGGTGAAAGGTATCGCTCTGACCAACACATCGGACTTGGGCTTGCGGGTTTGGGACGAGGCCGACTACATTGTTCCCCCTCAGGTAGTCCATTGTTCTAAGAAAGAAAAGGTACCGTGCTGAGGAAAGAGAAGTTAGCAAAACACTCTGGGTTATGGTCAAGCCCTGTGTTCCACTACTGTTTTCAACTTCCTCTAACTACTTTAGAAGAGAAGTGTGTAGAGGGaagcaagttttttttaataagatgtTATAAGTAgagttaaagtaaagacgttttttaatatttagttttctGTTTCGCTTGCTAAATAGTTAATGTGCTAAACACCAGGCAGAGTGATGTATTGGTTGTCATGTACTGATAATTAGttggttttaaataaattatttatttatttatttattttttacacaagcTTGACAAAATGAGgctaatataattttttttagctaaaataGAAGCTAATTTTAAACACTGATTACTATATTAAAGCATATACTGTATCTTTTGGCATACTAATGTTGAAGCTTGTTGATTTACAATGCTCAAGCAATAATCtgctttattataatattaatcagCAATTATTTGACTAAAATTcccactattttattaaagtgttaTGTATTTGACTAActattttttggtttattagAGGTGTTGGAAGGCCctttacaatcatcatgaaaaGATTTTTACTGGCAAACTGAACAGGAGGAAATGTTGGTAAAACAGCTTTGGAATTCAGGATGAAGGAGTGGGAATGAATTTGATTCAGGGTGCTTCAGAATGATTTAATCAGACTTCATGTTGGTCTTTTGACAGGTTAGGCTTTCTATAGTATGAATGCTTTTAGGCTATAAAacattaatcattttttatacCCCATAAAAGCATGATGTACTTTTATAAGTGTTCCATGTCgggtgtatttaattttttttaataaatcaatacaatCTGGAAGTTATTACATCAGTGCCAGAGAAAAGTTGTAATGCAGTCTGAATCAACAATTCCCTTTCCCTTGTCCCTTGTAAAGCAGGGCTGTGGTAGCACATAAGACTAACAGACACGCTAGCACTGATGATCGATCTGTTGGAACTGCTAAATATCAAGGATCCACATCATAAGCTACACTGGGTGTCAGGTTTTGGTTAAGCACAAACTTATTGGAAGATGAACTCCATGGTTAGATAATGTTACTATTTAGTTAACTTTAGCTTCGTGGTGTTGGAGAGCACTGTGTGCCAAAGTGAAACAAATTCAcacttgtgtaaaaaaaaccctaaaattCACAAATGGTATTGTTACATTTGTCATCAGTGCCAAAAATAGGGATAAACAGGCACTAACATATGAATTCAgattttataacctctttatttctgtaaaaacttCTTTGGaacaatgcccattgttaaaaacactacacaaataaatagaatttgcaccatgaaaaagaaaaaaaagcctgtcACAGAGTTGCTCTTATCAGTTGATCTGTTAATGAAAAAagcatattatttttttttagcaataaatGCGATTTATCTTTAACTGCAGTCTACACCATTCTGTTGCATTTCACTGTGCATTTCTCACACTGTGCACTGTGCAAGACAGATAAGCAGTCACATGTTTGATATTAGGATAACCTAATGTCTAGTTTCTGATTTGAGATTCAAGTATTTCAGTcatgttgacatttttttaaactaattattAGTGAAAAGTGATCGAGATGAGTAATCAGTGCTGCAATACATGAGTTCAGCTGAGGAGAATTGGACAATGATTGCTTTTCAGTGTAGCACGACTGCAATGCAAAGATAAAGGTGAAATGCAACAGGCAGTTAGATTTAGCGcttaattactaattaaataTTTGGCAATGGTTTCTGCATATCAGTAATGCAATACTATCTTTTTGTATAAGTCCACTCTGTTACACATTCCTCCCCACATGGGTCATCACGTTTAATGGCAAGTCAATTACAATCGCTGATTTCATATTTCACCAAGCAGCAAGTTATGAACTATATATCTAATCTCTTGGCATGTTTAGTGGTTTCATTTGATGCATTTGCTTGCATTCTACTGCTACCACAGTGTGTACCATTGTAGATAGCAAAAGGAAGTGAAGATTGTACTTTTTGGTTAGTAGGTTTGTCAAGTTTATTGGTCTGTAATAATctgatttctgtttcttttaaaaGGCAATTTTAGACATTTAAGGACATTTTCAAATTGagagatgaagtgtgtgtgtgtgtgtgtgtgtgtgtgtgtgtgtgtgtgtgtgttttttctgtcaGGAGGAGAATTCATTCTTTGTTTTGACAAACCTGAACATCACACCAAACCAGACACAATCACGATGTGCTGAGGTGGGTTTAATTCCTGATTACTGAAATACCCTGTGATACTGCAGTACAATAGTTACGGAAATCATCTACAATGATAGCATAGTCCTAAATTAACTTTAAGTAGTATTTGTGCTTGCTGCATGCTCTGTGCTTCTTGCCCTTTAGCAGGACTTAGCAAGAGGTGAACAGAAAGCAGTCACTGCAGTGTGTGCTGTTTTACTTAAACAGAAGATTTTGGGTAGAGGCTCTGCTCTAACACTGATTTCACACGGTTCTAAGTGAGTAGTGGTTTCACTTTACAGCTCCACAGTCCGAGCCCCAGTTGGATCCTGAACATAGATTCATATTTGTAGAGTCCATTTCCTGTGCATGTCCTCCCTGTGTCAACATGGTTTTCCTCTGGTCTCCACCCACTGTCCAAAACATGTCAAATTTGCTTCTATGTATGAACGGGGAAATAAGTATATAGACTCTTTGTTTTCATAATTCAAAATTCATTCAATGTGTATACTATATACTTCCTATTTATACACAGCAAACCACATTTCTTGAGCTGGATatgaatttattcataaattaagATGATATGTAAATTGTTTAGAGGAATTTGTGAGAGGTTTATGcaagaaattaataaaagtatttatGAAAATTGTGGAAATTTGTAAAAAGTTAGGTTTCCAACAGGTTGATGCAATCTGCTCTTCCTTGGTCCTTCACTGCTCACTTGTATAAACAAAATTCTTGTATAAACACTTCTATAATTTTGGCCTGGATAAAGACAgctacataaatgtaaatga
This Silurus meridionalis isolate SWU-2019-XX chromosome 15, ASM1480568v1, whole genome shotgun sequence DNA region includes the following protein-coding sequences:
- the gstt1b gene encoding LOW QUALITY PROTEIN: glutathione S-transferase theta-1b (The sequence of the model RefSeq protein was modified relative to this genomic sequence to represent the inferred CDS: inserted 2 bases in 1 codon) gives rise to the protein MVLEIYLDLVSQPCRSVYIFAKKNNIQFEYKKLSLMSGEHYNEEFGKINPMRKVPAIRDGDFCLGESVAIMQYLXQKYGTPDHWYPADVQKRARVNEYLSWQHSAMRPHGSKVFWLRLMIPKVLGVEVPKEKMDAALEDLNNSLKLIEEKFLDDRPFIAGEQISLADLVAIVEIMQPVGSGLDVFKGRPKLSAWRDRVRAAVGGELFDEAHERILQAQEMAQTMDGSTLQHFKPKILKMFL